CGGCGCCGAGGCCTACCACCCACACAATCTGCCGATGACGCTGCTCGGTGCGGGAATCCTGTGGTTTGGCTGGTTCGGCTTCAACGGCGGGGCGGCACTTTCGTCGGGTGATCTTGCGGCGACCGCATTCCTGAATACTCACTTCGCCGCGGCGGCCGGCATGATCTCGTGGCTGCTCATGGAGTATTGGCGTGTCGGTAGGCCGACTTCGCTGGGCGCGGCATCCGGCGCGGTCGCGGGTCTTGTCGGCATCACGCCTTCTGCCGGTTTCGTCGGGCCGATGGCAGCGATCCTCATCGGCCTCGTGGTGGGGGCTGTGTGCTTCATCGGCGTGAGCCTCAAGCCGCGTCTGGGCTACGACGACGCGCTCGACGTTCTGGGTGTTCACGGCTTCGGCGGGGTGACCGGCATGCTGCTCACCGGTCTGCTCGCGACGACTGCGGTCAACAGCGCGGGGGCCAATGGTCTGCTGAACGGCAATCCCAAGCTCCTGCTTGCAGAAATCATCGGCATCGTAGTCTCGGCAGGGTTCTCGTTCGTGATGACGTTCGGGCTGCTCAAGCTCATCGACGCCACCATCGGCTTGCGTGCGACGCCGGATGCCGAAGTCGCCGGCCTCGACATCACCGAGCACGCTGAGACAG
This genomic interval from Coriobacteriia bacterium contains the following:
- a CDS encoding ammonium transporter, which gives rise to MNPADTAWMLASSAMVLFMTPGLALFYGGMVRSKNVLSTIMYSLICMGVVSILWALLGYTLAFGPDHFGIIGGLDFAGMRGITGAISHWAPTVPAAVFVAYQCMFAIIAPALISGAFAERMKFPAWIALICGWTLLVYSPLAHWVWGGGWLGRLGVIDFAGETVIHLSSAAAALACVLVIGKRRGHGAEAYHPHNLPMTLLGAGILWFGWFGFNGGAALSSGDLAATAFLNTHFAAAAGMISWLLMEYWRVGRPTSLGAASGAVAGLVGITPSAGFVGPMAAILIGLVVGAVCFIGVSLKPRLGYDDALDVLGVHGFGGVTGMLLTGLLATTAVNSAGANGLLNGNPKLLLAEIIGIVVSAGFSFVMTFGLLKLIDATIGLRATPDAEVAGLDITEHAETAYIL